One Thalassospira marina DNA window includes the following coding sequences:
- a CDS encoding MFS transporter, with the protein MRGTKFLEVSLITVCQLLALSLWFSATAVLPQLRSEFHLGALQSSLFTSSVVMGFILGTLTSAFLGLADRLDPRRFFALCSLVAGCANILILVVPVDGVVVIFLRLLTGMCMAGIYPIGMKMVATWARGDTGFLVGLLVGALTLGSALPHLFSVALPLDWRLVMVSASCSAWLAALGVLLVKLGGTPGRSPRFDPRVVGHIIADKPLRYAGYGYFGHMWELYAMWGWTGLFLFRTYQERGLENASVWAALTTFAIVGIGALGSLLGGIFADRWGRTTITISAMGISGFCALITGALAGAPLPVLVGVCLIWGISVVADSAQFSSCVIELAEPEHVGTALTLQNAVGFFIALISIHLVPLVADMAGWWASFAMLAVGPVMGVIAMARLRAMPEARKLAQGRR; encoded by the coding sequence GTGCGCGGAACCAAGTTTTTGGAAGTCAGCCTGATAACGGTCTGCCAGTTGCTGGCATTGTCATTGTGGTTTTCGGCAACGGCGGTGTTGCCGCAATTGCGCAGCGAGTTTCATCTGGGGGCTTTGCAATCCTCGTTATTTACCAGTTCGGTGGTGATGGGGTTCATTTTAGGCACGCTTACCAGTGCCTTTCTGGGCCTGGCCGACCGGTTGGACCCCAGGCGTTTTTTTGCCCTGTGTTCGCTGGTGGCGGGGTGCGCCAATATCCTGATCCTGGTGGTGCCGGTTGACGGGGTTGTTGTTATTTTCCTGCGCCTGTTAACGGGCATGTGCATGGCGGGCATTTACCCGATTGGCATGAAAATGGTGGCAACCTGGGCCAGGGGTGATACCGGCTTTCTGGTTGGTTTGCTGGTGGGGGCGTTAACGCTGGGTTCGGCCCTGCCGCACCTGTTTTCCGTGGCACTGCCGCTTGACTGGCGATTGGTGATGGTCTCGGCAAGCTGTTCGGCCTGGCTGGCGGCATTGGGTGTTTTGCTGGTTAAACTGGGCGGTACACCGGGGCGGTCCCCGCGGTTTGACCCGCGTGTGGTGGGGCATATTATTGCCGATAAACCGTTGCGTTATGCCGGTTATGGCTATTTCGGGCATATGTGGGAACTGTATGCCATGTGGGGCTGGACGGGGCTGTTTCTGTTTCGCACCTATCAGGAACGGGGCCTTGAAAACGCATCGGTCTGGGCGGCATTAACGACCTTTGCCATTGTGGGGATTGGCGCGCTGGGCAGCCTTTTGGGCGGTATTTTTGCCGACCGCTGGGGGCGGACGACCATTACCATTTCGGCCATGGGCATTAGCGGGTTTTGCGCGCTGATTACAGGCGCGCTTGCCGGTGCGCCGCTTCCGGTGCTGGTGGGGGTATGTTTGATCTGGGGGATATCGGTTGTCGCGGATTCCGCGCAGTTTTCATCCTGCGTGATTGAACTGGCCGAACCCGAGCATGTTGGAACCGCCCTGACATTGCAAAATGCGGTGGGTTTTTTCATTGCCCTGATATCGATCCATCTGGTGCCTTTGGTGGCCGATATGGCGGGCTGGTGGGCATCTTTTGCGATGTTGGCAGTTGGCCCTGTGATGGGGGTTATTGCAATGGCGCGTTTGCGGGCCATGCCCGAAGCCCGAAAACTGGCCCAGGGAAGGCGTTAG